The Spirosoma radiotolerans genome has a window encoding:
- a CDS encoding TonB-dependent receptor: MQRFLPSALLLIIGATMAQAQILYTLSGTVRDSASQQPIPRAAVVLDYEKATTGTYTDGQGNFSIKTRSGQHVLVVRQLGFVPYRATISIRENRTLNVFLPSVSSQLEEVVVTSKGYDRNVRQPLLGVSQINIATLKKMPAALGEVDILRSLQMLPGVTSVGEAANGVNIRGGTTDQNLILLDDTPIFNPTHMFGLFSVFPPDAVSGLDLYKGNVPARYGGRAASVLDISLRNPDLNQFHLTGGVSLVANRLTVETPIVKGKLALMVSGRGAFNDFLLRAVSPRFDNIRAKFGDGTAKLFWRVNDNNTVTAMGYLSQDLFQTNLLGSLANVNAVNTQYAQQTANGMVRWFHAINPRLNVQTTALVSQYIPRILSTEDSTDNKVVLKQSLLQRQLKSNLNYQLENQKIEIGLSGTHYRLNPGELIPGNSLAVNYQKTPIENALELAIHAEDEISLSDKLALSAGLRYSHFLNLGPSVVRRYAGSETGAVPDATTVVDSTVYGAGQVTKQYGGLEPRLGLRYALTPNSSIKLGYNLMRQYLQVITNTTTPLPTSRWKTSDAHIQPQISQLFSAGYFQNSKNNIFELSAEVYWRSTQHILDYKPGADFLLQPYPETQLLPGRSKAYGMELMVSKKKGELTGWVNYTYARTLNQVNMGTDFQQQINNGNWYSANYDRPHSLNMSLTINQGKHHSFSFNFAYSTGRPYTAPEGFIRYQNRTYPYYNERNQYRLPDYHRLDFAWNIYNPSMKNRRWQGHWTFTVYNLYGRKNVYSIFFRTEGQATNPYRLSIFGAPIPSLTYNFEFK; this comes from the coding sequence ATGCAACGATTTCTACCGAGTGCCTTGCTGCTGATTATAGGAGCAACTATGGCCCAGGCTCAAATCCTGTACACGCTTTCCGGCACCGTGCGTGACTCGGCCAGTCAGCAGCCCATTCCGCGGGCTGCTGTGGTGCTTGATTATGAAAAAGCCACCACCGGTACCTATACCGACGGCCAAGGTAATTTTTCGATCAAAACCCGATCGGGTCAGCACGTGCTGGTGGTCCGACAACTTGGTTTTGTGCCGTACCGAGCCACCATCTCGATTCGCGAAAACAGAACCCTCAACGTATTTCTGCCGTCGGTCTCCAGTCAGCTAGAAGAAGTCGTGGTCACCAGCAAAGGCTATGACCGAAACGTTCGGCAACCGTTGCTGGGCGTGAGCCAAATCAATATTGCGACCCTCAAAAAGATGCCTGCTGCCTTAGGCGAAGTTGATATTTTACGGAGTTTGCAGATGCTGCCCGGCGTCACCAGTGTGGGGGAGGCCGCCAATGGGGTCAATATCCGGGGCGGCACGACCGACCAGAATCTGATCCTGCTCGATGATACCCCTATTTTCAACCCAACGCACATGTTTGGGCTGTTCTCGGTTTTTCCGCCCGATGCCGTCAGTGGCCTGGATCTCTATAAAGGAAACGTGCCGGCCCGCTACGGCGGACGAGCCGCGTCGGTGCTGGATATCAGCCTTCGAAACCCGGACCTGAATCAGTTTCACCTGACGGGTGGTGTCAGTCTGGTGGCTAACCGGCTGACGGTCGAGACGCCCATTGTGAAGGGGAAACTGGCCCTGATGGTGTCGGGTAGAGGGGCGTTCAATGACTTTTTGCTGCGGGCCGTTTCGCCCCGCTTCGATAACATTCGGGCCAAGTTCGGCGATGGAACGGCCAAGCTTTTCTGGCGGGTCAACGACAACAATACCGTCACGGCGATGGGCTACCTGAGTCAGGATTTGTTTCAGACCAACCTGCTCGGTAGTCTGGCCAATGTCAACGCTGTCAACACCCAGTATGCCCAACAAACGGCCAATGGCATGGTGCGCTGGTTTCATGCCATCAACCCCCGGCTAAATGTGCAGACGACCGCTTTGGTGTCCCAGTACATTCCCCGAATCTTATCGACCGAAGACAGTACGGATAATAAAGTGGTGCTCAAGCAGTCGCTGCTACAACGGCAACTCAAGTCAAACCTGAACTACCAACTCGAAAACCAGAAGATCGAGATCGGTCTCAGCGGCACGCATTACCGGTTGAACCCCGGCGAGCTAATTCCTGGTAATAGTCTGGCGGTGAATTACCAGAAGACGCCGATTGAAAACGCGCTGGAACTAGCCATCCACGCCGAAGACGAGATTAGCCTGTCTGATAAGCTGGCCCTCTCGGCGGGCTTGCGCTATTCGCACTTCCTGAATCTGGGGCCCTCAGTGGTGCGTCGATACGCAGGTTCGGAAACGGGTGCTGTACCCGATGCTACGACGGTAGTGGATTCAACGGTTTATGGGGCGGGGCAGGTGACCAAGCAATATGGTGGCCTGGAGCCCCGGCTGGGGTTGCGCTATGCCCTGACGCCTAACTCATCCATCAAGCTGGGGTACAACCTGATGCGGCAGTATTTACAGGTGATCACCAATACGACCACGCCCTTACCCACCTCGCGTTGGAAAACATCGGATGCGCATATTCAGCCTCAGATAAGCCAGTTGTTTTCGGCGGGCTATTTCCAGAACTCGAAGAACAACATTTTTGAGCTGTCGGCGGAGGTGTACTGGCGCAGCACGCAACACATCCTGGACTACAAACCGGGGGCTGATTTTTTATTGCAGCCTTATCCGGAAACCCAGCTTTTGCCGGGCCGAAGTAAAGCGTATGGCATGGAGTTGATGGTGTCTAAAAAGAAAGGCGAGCTAACAGGTTGGGTCAACTACACCTACGCCCGCACTTTGAATCAGGTCAATATGGGAACTGACTTTCAGCAGCAGATTAACAACGGGAATTGGTACTCGGCCAATTATGACCGGCCCCACAGCCTGAACATGAGCCTGACCATCAATCAGGGCAAACACCATAGTTTTTCGTTCAACTTTGCCTACAGCACCGGGCGTCCATATACCGCACCTGAAGGCTTCATTCGGTATCAGAACCGTACCTATCCCTACTATAACGAGCGTAACCAATACCGGTTACCCGATTATCATCGGCTGGATTTTGCCTGGAACATCTACAACCCGAGTATGAAAAACCGGCGCTGGCAGGGACACTGGACGTTCACCGTGTATAACCTGTACGGGCGTAAGAACGTGTATTCGATCTTTTTTCGGACGGAAGGGCAGGCGACCAACCCTTACCGGCTCAGCATCTTCGGTGCCCCTATTCCCAGTCTGACCTACAACTTCGAGTTTAAGTAA
- a CDS encoding LytR/AlgR family response regulator transcription factor encodes MTLSCIAVDDEPLALGLVCAFIQKTPFLHLTGRYSSAVEALQGLLTGPPVHVIFLDIQMPDLTGLELARVLERSNRGTNITRIVFTTAFDQFALDGFRVDALDYLLKPFNYEEFLRAASKARQYFDLVQRTEVAPAVPLLTPPVEPVEDYLFLKVEYQLVRIDYNDILYIEGLKDYVKVYRQSDPDKPILSLISLKSLEEKLPISQFMRVHRSFIVALNSIHAFTKNSVQIGSAVIPVSEQYKDVFGQFISRWL; translated from the coding sequence ATGACTCTTTCCTGTATTGCCGTTGACGATGAACCGCTGGCGCTGGGCCTGGTTTGCGCGTTTATTCAAAAAACACCATTTCTGCACCTGACGGGCCGATACAGCAGCGCTGTTGAAGCGTTGCAGGGGCTATTGACGGGGCCGCCTGTGCACGTTATTTTTCTGGATATACAGATGCCTGACCTGACGGGTCTGGAGTTAGCCCGCGTTCTGGAGCGAAGCAACCGGGGGACCAACATTACCCGAATTGTCTTTACAACGGCGTTCGACCAGTTTGCTCTTGATGGTTTTCGGGTCGATGCGCTGGACTATCTACTCAAGCCGTTCAACTATGAAGAGTTTCTGCGGGCCGCCAGCAAAGCACGTCAGTATTTCGATCTGGTGCAACGAACGGAGGTAGCTCCTGCGGTACCACTTCTGACACCTCCTGTTGAACCAGTCGAGGATTACCTGTTCTTAAAGGTTGAGTATCAGTTAGTGCGTATTGACTACAATGACATTCTGTACATCGAAGGCCTGAAAGACTACGTAAAAGTATATCGCCAGAGCGACCCCGATAAACCAATACTATCTTTAATAAGTTTGAAAAGCCTGGAAGAGAAACTGCCTATAAGCCAGTTTATGCGGGTACATCGATCGTTCATCGTCGCCCTGAACAGCATCCATGCATTTACCAAAAATTCCGTGCAGATCGGATCGGCCGTGATTCCCGTCAGCGAGCAGTATAAAGACGTCTTCGGGCAATTCATCAGCCGATGGCTATAG
- a CDS encoding sensor histidine kinase: MPATPFFRRYVPLLSHVLGWGLLGYLLFFAQSFSSDIRFPDVFWVRQGIFFCLIVAVFYINSHLLVPHLLLRDQTNRYLLALTGVIGCILLILWGLETWFNLPILVHRVFHPDGKGEPRLYGWVVPNLFTILLALGISTSLTLLQKWQTDTNLRLSLEQAKTASELSFLKAQINPHFFFNTLNNIYALTLLDVETAREALHRLSRMMRYVLYDTQASTTLLSKELAFVGDYIQLMQLRLTDKVTVTLDSPERLHDRPIAPMLLLPFVENAFKHGVSALHSSQIQITIQQRQNQLLMDVRNTLFADKAPSLERGNGIGLTNTRRRLDLLYPDLYTLQIDEQTPAGEYRVQLTLDLS, encoded by the coding sequence ATGCCTGCTACTCCATTTTTTCGCCGATATGTTCCGCTACTGAGTCATGTACTGGGCTGGGGTCTGCTGGGCTATCTGCTTTTTTTTGCGCAGTCCTTTAGTTCAGATATTCGGTTTCCGGATGTATTCTGGGTGAGGCAGGGAATTTTCTTCTGCCTGATCGTAGCTGTCTTCTATATAAATTCGCACCTGCTTGTGCCGCACTTATTACTGCGCGATCAGACAAACCGCTACCTGCTGGCGCTGACGGGTGTCATCGGCTGTATTCTCCTCATCTTATGGGGGCTTGAAACCTGGTTTAATTTACCCATACTGGTACATCGGGTTTTTCATCCTGATGGAAAAGGAGAGCCCAGACTGTATGGCTGGGTCGTTCCAAACCTGTTCACTATTTTGCTGGCCCTAGGCATTAGTACTAGCCTTACGCTTTTGCAAAAGTGGCAAACGGATACCAACCTGAGGCTGTCGCTGGAGCAAGCCAAAACAGCGTCTGAGCTATCGTTTCTGAAAGCACAGATTAACCCGCACTTCTTTTTCAATACGCTCAACAACATCTATGCTTTAACCCTGCTCGATGTCGAAACGGCCCGCGAAGCCTTGCATCGGCTCTCCCGCATGATGCGCTACGTTCTGTACGACACGCAGGCCAGCACAACCCTGCTTAGCAAAGAACTGGCGTTTGTGGGCGATTACATCCAGCTGATGCAGCTCCGGCTTACCGATAAAGTAACCGTTACCCTCGACTCTCCCGAACGCCTGCACGACCGGCCCATTGCGCCTATGCTTCTGCTGCCTTTTGTGGAGAATGCCTTCAAACACGGCGTTAGCGCCCTGCATTCGAGCCAGATTCAGATCACCATCCAGCAGCGACAGAACCAACTTTTAATGGACGTTCGAAATACCCTTTTTGCCGATAAAGCTCCTTCACTCGAAAGAGGTAACGGCATTGGTCTGACCAACACGCGCCGACGACTTGACCTGCTATACCCGGATTTGTATACGTTGCAGATCGATGAGCAAACGCCAGCGGGTGAATATCGGGTTCAACTAACCCTCGACCTATCATGA
- a CDS encoding outer membrane beta-barrel protein, with amino-acid sequence MKHFLLLLLTLGLWSGFTEVQIIQAQFGPPGGGPGGPPGMGGQDNRRKKEFTGVADDTPKGNGKLTGLLVDSTSGKPVEFATVALINVATNKPIDGTTSDAKGQFVMNKLAPGDYRLQYSFIGYKSRESQKITVTKGTDMNLGAIKLPADVRTLGEVVVTGQAALIEEKVDRLVFNADKDITAKGGDASDVLKRVPMLSVDLDGNVSLRGSQNIRVLINNKPSTIVAANVADALKQLPADMIKSVEVITSPSAKYDAEGAAGIINIVTKKNTLHGLTLNVDAGAGLRASNLGLNGSYRQGKLGLTLGGFGRAMYNRASSTLDQTTVVGGQSLRTNQTGTAFDKPIFGQYTLGIDYDLAKDQSLSANIRYGTRNFIQQQNQLTNTYANESLLSMTNRDVDRKDLSNSVDMNLDYIRTFKPQQEWSISTQYSRTGLTNNFYADLLGQTGELTGRQRNLNNNTNQEVTFQTDYQTPIRKNQLLEFGGKAIMRQVDSRYQYQIGGSTGELAFDPTNPSGSLKYNQNIGAGYISYSYVTPSKYTFKIGTRYEHTGISAKANENTPLNIPSYSNLVPSVNVSKSLKGGTTLKAAYNRRIQRPGLQQLNPNVNAANPQMIMVGNPNLSPELTDNAELSVSSTIKKTYLNASVFGRLTNNAISQIRIPSDTLAGSIITTYQNIGVQRTVGANVFFNTSITSKWTVNGGLDGYYVYMQGLTPGADGKSITISNSGVSIGGRLMSQLQLDNGWSAQLFSFFRGPMPQLQGTMGSFYMYSVGVRKDVANKRGSVGLAAENFIGGGVTMRTNLNSPLLSQVNVTHLYNQNVKVTFTYRIGKMSFDAPRRKGRSVSNDDVKGDGDGGGQQPAAPAPAAAPGGGRPK; translated from the coding sequence ATGAAACACTTTTTGCTTCTGCTACTCACCCTTGGGTTATGGAGCGGTTTTACCGAGGTCCAGATAATACAGGCGCAATTTGGTCCTCCGGGTGGCGGACCGGGTGGCCCTCCGGGTATGGGTGGCCAGGACAACCGGCGTAAAAAGGAATTTACAGGGGTGGCAGACGATACCCCGAAAGGAAACGGCAAATTAACGGGACTTCTGGTCGACTCGACCTCGGGTAAACCCGTTGAGTTCGCGACGGTTGCGCTCATCAACGTCGCCACCAACAAGCCCATCGACGGAACCACGTCGGATGCCAAAGGTCAATTTGTGATGAACAAACTAGCTCCGGGAGACTACCGGCTCCAGTATTCGTTTATTGGCTATAAAAGCCGTGAATCCCAGAAGATTACCGTAACGAAAGGCACGGACATGAACCTGGGGGCCATCAAACTCCCGGCCGACGTGCGGACGTTGGGTGAAGTGGTGGTCACGGGTCAGGCTGCGCTCATTGAAGAGAAGGTAGACCGGCTCGTTTTTAACGCCGATAAAGACATAACGGCCAAAGGGGGCGATGCCTCCGATGTGCTGAAACGGGTGCCCATGCTCTCGGTTGACCTGGATGGCAACGTAAGCTTACGGGGTAGCCAGAACATCCGGGTACTAATCAACAACAAGCCCTCTACCATTGTAGCGGCCAATGTTGCAGATGCCCTCAAGCAACTCCCGGCCGACATGATTAAATCGGTCGAGGTAATCACCAGCCCTTCGGCCAAGTATGACGCGGAAGGTGCTGCGGGTATTATCAACATCGTGACCAAAAAGAATACGCTACATGGTTTAACGCTGAATGTAGATGCGGGTGCAGGCTTGCGGGCGTCTAACCTGGGGTTGAATGGCTCCTATCGGCAAGGCAAACTAGGCCTGACGCTGGGTGGTTTTGGCCGGGCTATGTACAACCGCGCTTCCTCGACGCTGGACCAAACGACGGTGGTTGGCGGGCAGTCACTGCGGACCAATCAGACGGGTACGGCCTTCGATAAACCCATATTTGGACAGTACACGCTGGGCATTGACTATGACCTGGCGAAGGATCAATCGTTATCTGCCAACATCCGGTACGGCACCCGCAATTTTATTCAGCAACAGAATCAGCTAACCAATACCTACGCGAATGAATCGTTGCTAAGCATGACTAACCGGGATGTAGATCGGAAAGACCTATCCAATTCAGTCGACATGAACTTGGATTACATCCGCACCTTTAAACCGCAACAGGAGTGGTCGATTTCGACCCAGTACAGCCGCACGGGGTTGACCAATAACTTCTATGCCGATTTGCTGGGCCAAACGGGTGAACTGACGGGCCGTCAGCGAAACCTGAACAACAACACCAACCAGGAAGTAACCTTCCAGACCGACTATCAAACCCCCATCCGTAAGAATCAACTGCTGGAATTCGGCGGCAAAGCCATTATGCGTCAAGTTGATAGCCGCTATCAATACCAGATCGGCGGGAGCACAGGCGAGCTGGCCTTCGACCCCACCAATCCATCGGGTTCGCTCAAGTACAACCAGAACATCGGAGCCGGATACATCTCGTACAGCTACGTGACGCCCAGCAAGTACACGTTCAAGATTGGTACGCGGTATGAACACACGGGCATATCGGCGAAGGCAAACGAGAATACACCGCTTAATATCCCGAGCTATAGCAACCTGGTTCCCAGCGTCAACGTATCAAAAAGTCTGAAAGGCGGCACCACGCTCAAAGCCGCCTATAACCGCCGGATTCAGCGGCCGGGCTTACAGCAGCTAAATCCAAACGTAAATGCCGCCAACCCACAGATGATTATGGTGGGAAATCCGAACCTGAGCCCCGAACTAACAGACAATGCGGAACTCAGCGTAAGCTCAACCATCAAGAAAACATACCTGAACGCATCGGTATTCGGTCGGCTGACCAACAACGCCATCTCGCAAATCCGGATACCCTCCGACACCCTGGCCGGGAGTATCATTACCACATACCAGAACATAGGGGTGCAGCGTACGGTTGGGGCCAACGTTTTTTTCAATACGAGCATCACATCGAAGTGGACGGTTAATGGTGGACTGGACGGCTATTATGTATACATGCAGGGCCTGACGCCCGGCGCCGATGGGAAGTCAATTACTATTAGCAATTCGGGAGTGAGCATTGGCGGTCGCCTGATGAGCCAGTTGCAACTCGACAATGGCTGGAGTGCGCAGCTATTCAGTTTCTTTCGGGGACCCATGCCCCAGTTGCAGGGCACCATGGGCAGCTTTTATATGTATTCGGTGGGGGTCAGAAAGGACGTTGCCAACAAGCGCGGCAGCGTCGGGCTGGCAGCCGAGAACTTCATCGGCGGTGGGGTAACCATGCGCACCAACCTGAACTCTCCCCTCCTGTCGCAGGTTAACGTCACGCACCTCTACAACCAGAATGTGAAGGTCACCTTCACGTATCGTATTGGCAAGATGAGCTTCGATGCACCCCGCCGGAAAGGTCGTTCGGTGAGTAACGATGATGTGAAAGGCGATGGCGATGGAGGTGGTCAGCAACCGGCTGCCCCGGCACCAGCCGCTGCCCCTGGAGGTGGCCGTCCTAAATAG
- a CDS encoding DNA-binding transcriptional response regulator: MNTNRQWVALLTEDEDDFAYWQFGFKKWASHIQLEWFATGDAFFDRPDLTTSPPNVLLLDGLIPSNDEPHWLHRILEHDCCQGLVVIMLADNFTDDEYQQFKALGASSFIIKPANQQELQKAVLSISQQAPVNT; encoded by the coding sequence ATGAATACTAATCGGCAATGGGTAGCTTTGCTAACCGAAGATGAAGATGATTTTGCCTATTGGCAATTTGGTTTTAAGAAATGGGCCAGCCACATACAGCTAGAATGGTTTGCAACAGGAGATGCGTTTTTTGACCGGCCTGATTTGACCACTTCCCCGCCCAATGTGTTGTTGTTGGATGGATTGATACCAAGCAATGATGAGCCCCACTGGCTACATCGGATTTTAGAACACGATTGCTGCCAGGGTCTGGTCGTTATCATGCTAGCCGACAATTTTACCGATGATGAGTATCAGCAATTTAAAGCATTGGGGGCTAGTTCCTTTATCATCAAACCTGCCAATCAGCAAGAACTGCAAAAGGCTGTATTGTCTATTTCTCAGCAGGCTCCTGTCAATACCTGA
- the dinB gene encoding DNA polymerase IV: MDAFYASVEQRDNPDLRHRPLAVGGSRERGVVAAASYEARQFGVRSAMASSIALRKCPDLLFVKPRFDVYKAVSGQIKNIFAQFTDLIEPLSLDEAYLDVTDHLPANTSATQIAQVIKDQIKQETELTASAGVSYNKFLAKLASDYRKPNGLYVIKPHQGLAFVEGLNVGQFHGVGSVTASKMNKLGIFTGLDLRQQTEAFLVRHFGKVGHHYYSIARAIDHRPVMANRVRKSVGSETTFAEDLLVQSDLIDVLQPLVDSVWSYCERTSIRGRTITLKVKYTDFTQITRSRTLPGIIAHKAHVNQVALELLDGIFPLSQGIRLLGLSLSNFQGNDTPASGQLSLEL, encoded by the coding sequence ATGGATGCTTTCTATGCATCCGTAGAGCAGCGGGATAACCCCGACCTTCGTCATCGGCCGCTGGCTGTGGGTGGGTCCCGTGAGCGGGGCGTTGTTGCCGCAGCCAGTTATGAAGCCCGACAATTTGGCGTCCGCTCGGCCATGGCCTCATCTATTGCCCTACGAAAATGCCCTGATCTGCTTTTTGTAAAGCCGCGCTTCGATGTTTATAAAGCTGTTTCCGGCCAGATAAAGAACATTTTTGCTCAATTCACGGATCTTATTGAGCCACTCTCTTTGGATGAGGCTTATCTGGACGTAACGGATCATCTACCCGCCAATACATCGGCTACTCAAATTGCGCAGGTAATAAAGGATCAAATTAAGCAGGAAACTGAATTGACTGCCTCGGCGGGGGTATCATACAACAAATTTCTGGCAAAACTGGCATCGGATTACCGTAAACCCAATGGGTTGTATGTGATTAAACCACACCAGGGACTTGCCTTTGTTGAAGGGCTAAACGTTGGTCAGTTTCACGGGGTAGGCAGCGTGACGGCCAGCAAAATGAATAAACTGGGCATTTTTACCGGGCTGGATTTACGCCAACAAACAGAAGCGTTTCTGGTACGCCACTTTGGAAAGGTTGGGCATCATTATTATTCCATTGCCCGAGCCATCGACCACCGGCCTGTCATGGCCAATCGGGTACGTAAATCTGTTGGGTCAGAAACCACGTTCGCTGAAGATTTGCTGGTACAATCCGACCTGATCGATGTGTTGCAGCCCCTGGTCGACAGTGTCTGGAGCTATTGCGAACGGACATCTATCCGGGGGCGGACGATTACCTTAAAGGTGAAGTACACGGATTTTACACAAATCACACGGAGTCGCACGTTGCCGGGGATTATAGCGCATAAAGCGCACGTAAACCAAGTGGCTTTGGAACTGCTCGACGGTATTTTTCCCCTATCTCAGGGCATTCGGTTGCTAGGGCTATCTCTCTCCAATTTTCAGGGGAACGATACGCCCGCGAGTGGCCAATTGTCGCTCGAGTTATAA
- a CDS encoding sugar phosphate isomerase/epimerase family protein: MTTRRHFLRDAGALTLSGLVLPTFTNAHDFFSTANPYPIGIQLFTLFGPMNEDPKGTLQKVAAAGYKEIESAFNTRGGYYGYSAKEFRKLVTDLGMTWRAHHAGGAPFRPRPTPPASTTSAAGDAQRPARPAMDFSKMPPMLNLRDNYQQLVDEAVEGGLAYLVCSSTPVSTVEEINKSIEVFQKTGEAAKKAGIGFAYHNHATEFDPVDGGKTPYELILSQTDKELVKMELDLAWATKAGKDPVTLFNEQPGRFPLWHIKDIKDDRKTITEVGNGMVDFKRAFSAAKVAGLKYFFVEQDMAPGGIESITTSITNLKKILA; encoded by the coding sequence ATGACAACCAGACGCCATTTTCTGCGCGACGCCGGTGCTTTAACGCTCAGCGGTCTTGTGCTCCCAACGTTTACCAATGCCCATGACTTCTTTTCGACGGCGAACCCGTACCCCATTGGTATTCAACTATTCACACTTTTTGGACCAATGAATGAAGACCCGAAAGGGACGCTCCAGAAAGTAGCAGCTGCAGGTTATAAAGAGATTGAATCGGCCTTTAACACCCGTGGTGGCTACTATGGTTATTCGGCGAAAGAATTCCGGAAACTGGTTACCGACCTGGGCATGACCTGGCGGGCACACCATGCCGGGGGCGCACCGTTCCGCCCTCGCCCAACACCGCCTGCGAGTACCACCAGTGCCGCTGGCGATGCTCAACGACCGGCCCGCCCAGCGATGGACTTCTCTAAAATGCCACCTATGTTGAATCTGCGCGATAACTACCAGCAATTAGTCGATGAAGCCGTTGAAGGTGGATTGGCATATCTGGTCTGCTCCAGCACGCCAGTAAGCACCGTTGAGGAAATCAATAAGTCCATTGAGGTATTTCAAAAAACAGGTGAAGCGGCCAAAAAAGCAGGCATTGGTTTTGCCTATCACAACCACGCGACCGAATTCGACCCCGTCGATGGTGGCAAAACGCCTTATGAACTGATCCTATCCCAAACCGATAAGGAGCTAGTTAAGATGGAGCTGGACCTTGCCTGGGCAACCAAAGCCGGTAAAGATCCGGTGACGTTGTTCAACGAGCAGCCCGGCCGGTTCCCCTTATGGCATATCAAGGACATTAAAGATGACAGGAAAACAATAACGGAAGTGGGCAATGGAATGGTCGATTTCAAACGGGCTTTTTCGGCGGCTAAAGTAGCGGGGTTGAAATACTTCTTCGTAGAGCAGGATATGGCCCCTGGCGGCATTGAGAGCATCACGACCAGCATCACTAATCTGAAGAAGATCCTGGCTTAA
- a CDS encoding response regulator, whose protein sequence is MPNQFLVLLVDDDQSLMDILVRAAQGSFPEATFKQVSRFDEAKAYIEELDGRIPQIVLLDVDLQDRVDGLDFLALIRVHPKGRALPVIILSANYTPQLVERAYSFGASSFTIKPFTFDEWKRYLLRLRLYWYETVTLPTARYYKSDLG, encoded by the coding sequence ATGCCAAATCAATTCCTTGTTTTATTAGTAGACGATGATCAGTCGCTGATGGATATTCTGGTACGGGCAGCGCAGGGAAGCTTTCCCGAGGCCACGTTTAAGCAGGTGAGCCGTTTTGATGAAGCTAAAGCGTATATTGAAGAACTTGATGGGAGGATTCCCCAAATCGTGCTACTGGATGTAGATTTACAGGATCGTGTGGATGGTCTGGATTTCCTGGCCCTCATCCGGGTTCATCCAAAAGGGCGTGCGTTGCCCGTTATTATTCTGTCGGCCAACTACACTCCACAACTGGTGGAGCGCGCGTACAGTTTTGGGGCGTCCTCATTTACAATTAAACCATTTACGTTTGATGAATGGAAGCGTTATCTGCTCCGGCTGCGCCTGTATTGGTATGAAACGGTTACGCTGCCCACTGCTCGGTATTACAAAAGTGATCTTGGCTAG